One window from the genome of Oryctolagus cuniculus chromosome 1, mOryCun1.1, whole genome shotgun sequence encodes:
- the TTF1 gene encoding transcription termination factor 1 isoform X2 gives MEEESSRFEIRTPVLAKKKKKKKHCSSKEGHQKRCRERLSDSALAGGQPELTRSRKRRQDSEQLLSPPPKKSRICEGTGKAAPGSKKHKRRKNSALGAGEEASATQDPADKEKVGDTGRRFREGGDFGCAGESKRRKQAARERDVDFGCAGESKRKKQAASEQEAEAPRAVPRAHARHHKVRRKKHKDRPGEAASPDASRGSRHASLTLPHVESEGQEALLSPSADGEGAELPGSVSTHRSKKRKKKKRRNPQLEAPPGPAPPGEASPARPKKAAGKAGAAESGDALVGVQAPHRGKKKSKKKRHSSEGGAAAAGDRFPRPTGDSEEAPAESPQGDGATGRERVKHRPREEKTQARSRKKHVEAVRRFEPADEEEATWEPAADPDESCSPGAGRDTRDPEVDLDYAVQQLREFIPDIQRRAAATIQRMYRDDLERFREFKAQGVAIKFGKFSAKENKQLEKNVEEFLSLTGIESADKLLHTDRYPEEKARVTSLKRRHAFRVHIGKGIARPWKLVYYRAKKMFDVNNYKGRYSKRDTEKLKKYHTLHGNNWKKIGEMVSRSSLSVALKFSQISSQINHGAWSKTETQKLIKAVKEVILKKMSLQELEEVDSKLQENPERRLSIVREKLYKGISWVEVEAKVETRNWMQCKIKHKRLGP, from the exons ATGGAGGAAGAGTCAAGCAGATTTGAAATCCGCACGCCGGTTCttgccaagaaaaagaaaaagaaaaagcattgcTCGTCCAAGGAGGGACATCAGAAGCGTTGCCGTGAGAGGCTCAGCGACTCGGCGCTGGCGGGCGGGCAGCCCGAGCTAACCAGGAGCAGGAAGCGGAGACAGGATTCCGAGCagctcctttcccctcctccaaAGAAATCCAGAATCTGTGAGGGGACTGGGAAGGCCGCCCCTGGATCCAAAAaacataaaaggagaaaaaacagcGCTTTAGGGGCGGGCGAGGAAGCAAGTGCTACACAGGACCCTGCGGATAAGGAAAAGGTCGGGGACACAGGGAGGCGTTTCAGGGAGGGTGGCGATTTCGGCTGCGCTGGTGAGAGCAAGAGGAGAAAGCAGGCAGCCAGGGAGCGGGATGTGGATTTCGGCTGCGCTGGTGAGAGCAAGAGGAAAAAGCAGGCAGCGTccgagcaggaagcagaggcgcCGCGTGCAGTTCCCCGGGCGCACGCCCGTCATCACAAAGTCAGGAGGAAAAAGCATAAAGACCGTCCCGGGGAAGCTGCTTCCCCCGACGCCAGCCGGGGGAGCCGGCACGCGAGCCTCACGCTGCCCCACGTGGAGTCAGAGGGGCAGGAGGCCCTGCTTTCCCCCAGCGCAGATGGGGAAGGTGCAGAGCTGCCAGGCTCTGTGAGCACGCACAGGtcgaagaagagaaagaagaagaaacgCAGGAACCCGCAACTGGAGGCACCGCCCGGGCCTGCGCCTCCTGGGGAGGCGTCCCCTGCAAGGCCGAAGAAAGCGGCCGGCAAGGCCGGGGCGGCGGAAAGCGGTGATGCGCTTGTGGGGGTCCAGGCGCCCCACAGGGGGAAGAAAAAGTCGAAGAAAAAGCGGCACAGCTCCGAGGGCGGTGCGGCAGCGGCCGGCGACAGGTTTCCACGGCCCACCGGGGACTCTGAGGAGGCGCCGGCTGAGTCCCCGCAGGGGGACGGTGCCACGGGCAGAGAACGTGTGAAACACAGGCCGCGAGAGGAGAAGACCCAGGCCCGCTCCAGAAAGAAGCACGTGGAAGCAGTGCGTAG GTTCGAACCTGCAGATGAAGAGGAGGCTACCTGGGAGCCAGCTGCTGATCCTGACGAGAGCTGCTCGCCTGGAGCCGGGAGGGACACGCGGGACCCCGAGGTGGACCTGGACTACGCTGTGCAGCAGCTCCGGGAGTTCATTCCTGACATCCAGCGCAGGGCGGCCGCCACCATTCAGCGCATGTACCGGGATGACCTGGAGCGCTTCCGGGAGTTTAAGGCGCAAG GTGTCGCTATTAAATTTGGTAAGTTTTCTGCGAAGGAGAACAAGCAGTTAGAGAAAAACGTGGAGGAATTTCTGTCGCTGACGGGAATTGAGAGCGCAGACAAACTGCTGCACACAGACAGATACCCAGAGGAGAAGGCCAGGGTCACCAGCTTAAAGAGAAGACACGCGTTCCGAGTGCACATCG GTAAGGGTATCGCCCGGCCCTGGAAACTCGTGTACTACCGAGCGAAGAAGATGTTCGATGTCAACAATTACAAAGGCAG GTACAGCAAAAGAGATACCGAGAAGTTGAAGAAATACCACACCCTCCACGGAAACAACTGGAAGAAGATTGGCGAGATGGTGTCCCGGAGCAGCCTGTCCGTGGCCCTGAAGTTCTCCCAGATCAGCAGCC AAATAAATCATGGTGCTTGGAGTAAGACGGAAACCCAGAAACTAATCAAGGCTGTCAAAGAagtgattttaaagaaaatgtctcTCCAGGAGTTAGAAGAGGTGGATTCTAAACTGCAGGAAAATCCTGAAAGGCGCCTGTCAATTGTGCGGGAAAAGCTCTACAAGGGCATATCTTGGGTAGAAGTGGAAGCTAAAGTGGAAACCAGAAATTGGATGCAGTGTAAAA TAAAACATAAGAGACTGGGACCCTGA